The Micromonospora sp. WMMD961 genome has a segment encoding these proteins:
- a CDS encoding AAA family ATPase → MSQAVPRGLLAGNGRKARKPEGTAMLLSFRFANHRSFRDEQQLNLTPAYRSDEHEQAVRVVGIFGANASGKSNCLDALAFMRRFVIFSDRDVEPGLGVAREPYRMTAESLEAPSHYVVDLDLDGVRHTYGFTIDNDAVLDEWLYHYPLKRKRRVFERNGDTFAWGEDSAQRLLLERIAEVTAPTALFVSTMARFDRRQAAPDEPGGEPLRAVYRWFQGMSTRSQPHVGGSYRSGWPRSDASRRTLVELLRAADVGIVDVVEVTTTVTDEQPTLFQPSDLAVNERRMLRNARNRASRERKRLTFAHQGPAGEVQFELAEESTGTQQLLGLAIEAADVLSQGGTMCVDEIDASLHPLLTAKLIGLFQSTASNPRHSQLIFTSHDAALLGTIDTEEILHRDEIWFVEKDADGASTLYPLTDFKPRKEGENRQRRYLNGNYGAVPDLSTYLFEQALAARGPVDGEATD, encoded by the coding sequence GTGTCTCAGGCCGTTCCGCGTGGTTTACTCGCAGGGAACGGCCGCAAGGCCAGGAAACCAGAGGGCACAGCCATGTTGTTGAGTTTTCGCTTCGCCAACCACCGGTCGTTCCGCGACGAGCAACAACTCAACCTCACGCCGGCCTACCGCAGTGACGAACACGAGCAGGCGGTCCGGGTGGTCGGCATCTTCGGTGCCAACGCCTCTGGTAAGTCCAACTGTCTGGACGCTCTGGCATTCATGCGCCGCTTCGTGATCTTCTCTGACCGGGACGTCGAGCCTGGGCTCGGCGTGGCTCGCGAGCCGTACCGAATGACGGCTGAATCGCTCGAAGCCCCGTCCCACTACGTCGTCGACCTCGATCTCGACGGAGTACGGCACACGTACGGTTTCACCATCGACAACGACGCCGTCCTCGACGAGTGGCTCTACCACTATCCGCTGAAGCGAAAGCGGCGGGTCTTCGAGCGCAACGGCGACACTTTCGCCTGGGGTGAGGACTCGGCCCAGCGTCTACTGCTGGAGCGGATCGCCGAGGTCACCGCCCCCACCGCACTCTTCGTCAGCACCATGGCTCGCTTCGATCGCCGACAAGCCGCGCCGGACGAGCCGGGAGGCGAGCCACTGCGCGCTGTCTACCGGTGGTTCCAAGGCATGTCGACGCGGAGCCAACCCCACGTGGGCGGCAGCTATCGATCCGGCTGGCCGCGGAGCGACGCCAGCCGGCGCACCCTGGTCGAGTTGTTGCGGGCGGCCGACGTGGGGATCGTCGATGTGGTCGAGGTGACCACCACGGTGACCGACGAGCAGCCGACGCTCTTCCAGCCCTCAGACTTGGCTGTCAACGAGCGAAGGATGCTGCGGAACGCACGCAACAGGGCGAGCCGGGAGCGGAAGCGGTTGACGTTCGCCCACCAGGGGCCAGCAGGCGAGGTCCAATTCGAGTTGGCCGAGGAGTCGACCGGGACCCAGCAGCTACTCGGCCTCGCAATCGAAGCCGCCGATGTCCTCAGCCAAGGCGGCACCATGTGCGTGGACGAGATAGACGCGAGCCTGCATCCACTGCTCACCGCGAAGCTCATCGGCCTGTTTCAGTCCACCGCTTCGAACCCCCGGCACAGTCAGCTCATCTTCACCAGTCACGACGCGGCTCTGCTTGGCACCATCGACACCGAGGAGATCCTGCACCGTGACGAGATCTGGTTCGTGGAGAAGGACGCCGATGGAGCATCAACGCTGTACCCGTTGACAGACTTCAAGCCTCGCAAGGAGGGTGAGAACCGACAACGCCGCTACCTGAACGGCAACTACGGCGCGGTTCCGGACCTTTCGACGTATCTGTTCGAGCAGGCGCTCGCGGCCCGAGGACCGGTGGATGGCGAAGCCACAGACTGA
- a CDS encoding HNH endonuclease, producing the protein MRAYVGVTDGDWSRFLAARPHLTEVNFWRPAGSRVFRALSPGEPFFFKSHHPHNSVVGGGFFSGFAQLRISEAWDLFREGNGVPDLAAMRRIVGRYRSDPIAGSEDPLIGCVLIRDTVFFPADEPSEPPPLFAPNVVQGKGYDVADHAASGYFEMLMGRLLGASVEIDLSQPWHRPGPVFGDPRLMPNRLGQQSFKAVVLDAYGRRCAITGDRIQPVLQAAHIRPLPAGGEHRLDNGLLLRSDVHTLFDHGYLGVDPKYRLMVSPRLRAEFGNGEQFYARAGTAIAVPAAARDRPHRQFLEWHLDEVYQAA; encoded by the coding sequence GTGAGAGCCTATGTCGGAGTGACCGACGGGGATTGGTCGCGGTTCCTGGCTGCTCGCCCGCACCTCACCGAAGTCAACTTTTGGCGTCCCGCGGGTTCTCGGGTCTTTCGCGCGTTGTCACCCGGCGAGCCCTTCTTCTTCAAAAGCCACCACCCGCACAACAGCGTGGTGGGCGGCGGCTTCTTCAGCGGGTTCGCGCAGTTGCGCATCTCAGAGGCGTGGGACCTGTTCCGGGAGGGAAACGGGGTCCCGGACCTCGCCGCGATGCGGCGAATCGTCGGACGCTACCGGTCTGATCCGATCGCCGGCTCCGAGGACCCGCTTATCGGCTGCGTCCTCATCCGTGACACCGTCTTCTTCCCCGCCGATGAGCCATCCGAACCACCGCCGCTGTTTGCCCCTAACGTTGTGCAGGGCAAGGGTTACGACGTCGCGGACCATGCGGCGTCCGGGTACTTCGAGATGTTGATGGGACGACTGCTCGGAGCGTCGGTTGAGATCGACCTCAGCCAGCCGTGGCACCGGCCCGGACCGGTGTTCGGAGATCCGCGGCTGATGCCGAACCGGTTGGGGCAGCAGTCGTTCAAGGCTGTGGTGCTTGACGCGTACGGCCGCCGGTGTGCGATCACCGGTGACCGGATCCAGCCGGTGCTCCAGGCAGCACACATCAGGCCGCTGCCGGCGGGTGGCGAGCACAGGTTGGACAACGGGCTGTTGCTCCGGTCCGATGTTCATACTCTCTTCGACCACGGCTACTTGGGCGTCGACCCCAAGTACCGCCTGATGGTCAGTCCGCGCCTACGGGCAGAGTTCGGCAACGGAGAACAGTTCTATGCCCGCGCCGGCACCGCGATCGCTGTTCCGGCCGCCGCTCGCGACCGCCCGCATCGCCAGTTCCTCGAATGGCATCTCGACGAGGTGTATCAGGCGGCCTGA
- a CDS encoding DUF397 domain-containing protein → MADLTDAHWRKSTRSGGNGGECVEVADNLPGIVAVRDSKDPHGPTLAFPSAAWATFVQATGTLR, encoded by the coding sequence ATGGCTGATCTGACCGACGCCCACTGGCGCAAGAGCACCCGCAGCGGCGGCAACGGCGGCGAATGCGTCGAAGTCGCCGACAACCTGCCCGGCATCGTCGCCGTACGCGACAGCAAGGACCCGCACGGCCCCACCCTCGCTTTCCCCTCTGCCGCGTGGGCCACGTTCGTCCAAGCGACCGGCACCTTGCGCTGA